The Streptomyces sp. Je 1-332 genome has a window encoding:
- a CDS encoding type 1 glutamine amidotransferase → MSDNSLRLVWVYPDLLSTYGDQGNALVVERRAHQRGLQVERYDVRSDQPVPTSGDIYLIGGGEDRPQRLAAERLRRDGGLQRAVGNGAIVFSVCAGYQILGQEFINDLGQREPGLGLLDVISTRGEGDRCVGDVLGDIDPQLGLPPLTGFENHQGITHIGPSARPFARVSLGRGNGTGDGTEGAYNGTVFGTYMHGPVLARNPLIADLLLKLALDVNALPPTDDRWYEALRAERMNAAQQPA, encoded by the coding sequence ATGAGCGACAACAGCCTGCGGCTGGTGTGGGTCTACCCCGACCTGCTCAGCACGTACGGAGACCAGGGCAACGCCCTGGTCGTGGAGCGCCGCGCCCACCAGCGCGGCCTCCAGGTCGAGCGTTACGACGTGCGCAGCGACCAGCCGGTGCCCACCTCCGGCGACATCTACCTGATCGGCGGCGGTGAGGACCGCCCGCAGCGCCTGGCGGCCGAGCGCCTTCGCCGCGACGGCGGACTGCAGCGCGCCGTGGGCAACGGCGCGATCGTCTTCTCGGTCTGCGCGGGCTACCAGATCCTGGGCCAGGAGTTCATCAACGACCTCGGCCAGCGCGAGCCGGGCCTCGGCCTGCTCGACGTGATCTCCACCCGCGGCGAGGGCGACCGCTGCGTCGGCGACGTCCTCGGCGACATCGACCCGCAGCTGGGCCTGCCCCCGCTGACGGGCTTCGAGAACCACCAGGGCATCACGCACATCGGCCCGTCCGCGCGGCCGTTCGCCCGCGTCTCGCTCGGCCGGGGCAACGGCACGGGCGACGGCACCGAGGGCGCGTACAACGGCACCGTCTTCGGCACGTACATGCACGGTCCCGTCCTGGCCCGCAACCCGCTGATCGCGGACCTGCTCCTGAAGCTGGCCCTCGACGTGAACGCGCTGCCGCCGACGGACGACCGGTGGTACGAGGCGCTGCGCGCCGAGCGCATGAACGCGGCTCAGCAGCCCGCCTGA